The uncultured Mailhella sp. genome segment CTCGCGCTCTTTGCCCTCAAGTGGACCTTCCGCCCGCCGGTCGGAACCTCGACGCCGTCCTGACCCCGACGCCCGCGCCAGCCGCGTCCGCCGGGCGCCTCTCCCCCGCCCCGCAACATCCCGACGCCGCAGTGCCGCCGCAGCTCCGTTCCGTCCGACATTCCTGCGCCCGCGAGGCGACGCTCATTGTCTGCGATGAAGGGAACGTCTTCGATGCCGGCATTCCTGCGCCGCGCCGGGCAACGCCCCGGAGCACAGTCCCTGCGCCGTACCAGCGCACTCGCCCCGCCCGCCCCGGCAAACACCCCGCGCAATTCGCAACGTGCTGTTCCACCGCCACGCAGACGGACGACCACTCCGGACGCCCTGCCCACTCTTTCCAGAACGCCCCCAAGGTCTCCCCGCGCCTTTCGCAACACACGTTTCCCCATTGCCCTCCGACACGCCCCGCGCGCTTCGCAACGCCCGCCCCCCCTTCTTCTGCCCCACCAAACAAAAGTTTTAGGAAGGAGGATGGGGGCGCGGGGGAAGGAGGAAAGCCCTTTTTCAAAAGGGTTTCCTCCTTCCCCCGCCTCTCTCCTATCTCTCCAGCAGCACGAGTCTGATGAAGCCTTCGCCGAAGGCGCGGAACATGCCGCGGGCGTCGGCGTGTCGGAGGGGCGGGAAGATGCGGTTGACGCCGGCCTGCCGCACGAATTCCCAGGGTCTGCCGAGTCTGGCGATATTGTTTTCACGGGACCAGGCGGCCTTGTCGTAGGGAACATAGACGTTCAGCCAGCGGCGGACCTGCGGCAGGAAGAGCGGGCCGCGCACGCCCACGGGGTCCAGGGTGACGAGGGCATCCACGCGAACGCTGCGGCAGGCGGGCACGACGTCCCGGGCGAGGGAGCTTGCGCCCCAGCTGTGTCCGATGAGCACCAGGCGGCGCGGGAGTCCGCCGTAGCGGCGAAGAAGGCGGCGGGCGGCGGCAATTTCATCGTATTCGCGGTAATAGATGTCGAAATCTTCGCCGAGGAGCGCGGGCAGGTCGCCGAGAATGGCGTAGGCCCGACCGAAAAAGGCGTCGGTAAAGCCGCCCATGACCAGGCAGAAATTGCCGAGTTCGTTGTCGGGCGCGGCATCCAGGCGGTCAAGAAAACGCTTTTCCTCGCGCGACGAGCGCACGCGCGCCCCCATGCCCCACGATCGGAGCAGTCGTTCGGGGTTCCTTCGCCATCGGTATGAAAGCACCACGGCCATGATGTTTCCTCGCTTTGCGTTGACGTTTGCGTTCGGCGCGCGAAAAACGCGTGTTTTTCAGTGAGCCACGGCAGCGGCGCGTTCGTCAAGTATGTTTCGCGAGCGACCCTCTGCATGCAGAAACGTTGCGGCCATCCGCGTTCAGAGAAGTTGCGCCCCTCTGCGGCAGGAGAGAAGCAGCGCCGAGGCGCGCGGAGTCGGGCTCTGCGGGAAAAGCGCTCATCCGCCCGGGGAAGATGCACTTCTTCATATTCAACAGCATGCACAAAAAAAGGCTGCCCGAAGGCGGCCTTTCTTTTTCCGGCACAGACGGTTGCAGGCGCTCCCTGCTCTTCGCCCGGCCGACGGATCAGTGCGCTCTACACCCGCAGCATGTCCTGCGGGAACACGGTCTGCGGCTCCGGCTGCGCGTCGGGCTGCGGCTCCTTCAGGCAGACGGCCTGCCACTCCGAAGCCACGTCCACAAAGTTCTGCACCCACTGCGCCACGTTCGAGCCGTCGAGCAGGCGCATGGACATCACGCCCTGAAGCGTCACTCCCGTGTCTTCCCGCGCGGCCAGCGTAAAGCCCTGCGTGCCGTGGAAAAACGTGTTGGCGTCCAAAAGCTCGGCGTAGAGCGCTTCCCGCCCCTCCAAGGGCAGCGGCGCCACCACGGTGAACATCATCACCATGTCGGCTTCCGGCAGCCAGCGCAGGCTGACTTCAAAATCGTCGATGACCAGAAGGCAGGAAGGGTCGTCCTCGCGCACGGTGATTTCCGGCAGTCCCAGCGCGGGAGCCAGCGCCGACAAAAGAGAAGTAAAGGCATCAGGCATGATTCATATCCTCAAATGAAGTTCAATTCCCCGCCGCGGCGGCCTGAGGCGCACGGGCCTGAATCCGGCAGGCCGTCAGC includes the following:
- a CDS encoding alpha/beta fold hydrolase, translating into MAVVLSYRWRRNPERLLRSWGMGARVRSSREEKRFLDRLDAAPDNELGNFCLVMGGFTDAFFGRAYAILGDLPALLGEDFDIYYREYDEIAAARRLLRRYGGLPRRLVLIGHSWGASSLARDVVPACRSVRVDALVTLDPVGVRGPLFLPQVRRWLNVYVPYDKAAWSRENNIARLGRPWEFVRQAGVNRIFPPLRHADARGMFRAFGEGFIRLVLLER
- a CDS encoding type III secretion system chaperone: MPDAFTSLLSALAPALGLPEITVREDDPSCLLVIDDFEVSLRWLPEADMVMMFTVVAPLPLEGREALYAELLDANTFFHGTQGFTLAAREDTGVTLQGVMSMRLLDGSNVAQWVQNFVDVASEWQAVCLKEPQPDAQPEPQTVFPQDMLRV